In Scophthalmus maximus strain ysfricsl-2021 chromosome 21, ASM2237912v1, whole genome shotgun sequence, one genomic interval encodes:
- the LOC118291513 gene encoding collectin-12-like — protein MTPRFSQAQQDVDMTDSLSVFWIQEGIQCTKCKNEWALKTSIALLYVLCTLLTIAVAVLGYKVVQRVDSVSEGIANYGEKIVAVETDMKKLDNQTGEKLENTTTEIQTIKNNIWTLQRQLSAVEEHIHSDQVKLSQLQNTGSIIQSSQGSIQGLLEANTATLHSVNGTLQSYGSTIEGLQEDTARLQRELQQQVRLQNKALLSISSLNLTQAQQRGLIAALQRSVDDTSQAIQKMRNDFQNLEQTTRQTHSDNEWLRSKVQTLQILPSNASALAKANNDSLDDVGSLLTFMANQLQNTRRLADAHDQTLKEIVDQQRDFINLTSTKFDRLEVRLDESEQSMDRVTGNISFATQLLGVINLNLNELRTCSEAVGLHSDFLINLNSSMTDVQTDASSLRSHQDKLAARLDKEVTNLSIVMEEMKLVDTKHSQLITNFTILQGPPGPRGPRGDKGPQGQPGQPGQKGEKGERGAPGLPGPKGEQGFPGPPGLPGLRGLPGTTGGPGSKGSRGSGGRAGPPGTKGDPGTAGLPGRDGQPGPQGVQGPPGIRGSVGPAGAQGPRGLPGLVGPPGPAGLLGQPGIPMWAPVISMGPVSLQDEAVAPTLWALGCSVEWVNHRDKCYFFSKDLHSFDDAKAMCESKSALLLIINDMEEQKWLETQTFGKGYFWIGLTDREEENVWHWLDGTQPAFMKWKPGQPDNWGQGNQLGEDCAGLIHEGLWNDFFCEDLISYICEKEMETCTKTIAMS, from the exons ATGACGCCGCGCTTCTCTCAGGCTCAGCAGGACGTGGACATGACAGACAGCCTCTCCGTGTTTT GGATCCAGGAGGGCATCCAGTGCACTAAGTGTAAGAATGAATGGGCACTGAAGACCTCCATAGCTCTGCTCTATGTGCTGTGTACTCTCCTCACTATCGCTGTTGCTGTACTTGGATATAAAG tggtgCAAAGAGTTGACAGTGTGTCTGAAGGTATCGCGAACTATGGAGAAAAGATAGTGGCTGTTGAGACTGATATGAAAAAGCTTG ATAATCAAACGGGAGAGAAGTTGGAGAATACCACTACAGAGATTCAGACTATCAAGAACAACATTTGGACTCTTCAGAGGCAGCTGTCAGCAGTGGAGGAACACATCCACAGTGATCAAGTTAAGTTGAGTCAGCTGCAGAACACTGGCTCAATCATCCAGAGCAGCCAGGGCTCCATCCAGGGACTGCTGGAGGCCAATACAGCCACTTTGCACTCTGTAAATGGAACCCTGCAGTCCTACGGCAGCACTATTGAAGGTCTGCAGGAAGATACGGCCAGGTTGCAGAGAGAACTACAGCAGCAGGTGAGACTCCAAAACAAAGCACTGCTCAGCATCAGCAGCCTTAACCTCACACAGGCCCAACAGAGAGGCCTCATCGCCGCTCTGCAGCGCTCAGTGGATGACACCAGCCAGGCAATCCAGAAAATGCGCAATGACTTTCAAAACCTTGAGCAGACAACCCGACAGACACACTCTGATAATGAGTGGCTTCGAAGTAAAGTGCAAACCTTGCAAATCTTGCCGAGTAATGCCTCAGCTCTAGCAAAGGCCAACAACGATAGCCTTGACGATGTGGGATCACTGCTCACGTTTATGGCCAACCAACTCCAGAACACTAGGAGACTGGCTGATGCACATGACCAAACTTTGAAGGAGATTGTGGATCAGCAGAGGGACTTCATCAACCTCACTTCGACCAAGTTTGATCGTCTGGAGGTACGGCTGGATGAATCAGAGCAGAGTATGGACCGTGTGACCGGCAACATCAGTTTCGCCACGCAGCTCTTGGGTGTCATCAACCTTAACCTGAATGAGTTACGTACTTGTTCTGAGGCAGTTGGTCTTCACTCAGACTTCTTGATAAACCTCAACAGCAGTATGACAGATGTGCAGACAGATGCATCCAGTCTGAGGTCGCACCAGGACAAACTGGCAGCACGTCTGGATAAGGAGGTCACCAACCTCTCTATTGTCATGGAGGAGATGAAACTGGTGGACACCAAGCACTCACAACTAATAACCAACTTCACGATTTtacaag GTCCTCCTGGTCCCAGAGGGCCAAGAGGAGACAAAGGACCTCAGGGACAACCTGGTCAGCCTGGCcaaaagggagagaaaggggaaagggGTGCTCCAGGGTTACCGGGACCCAAAGGAGAGCAGGGTTTTCCTGGACCACCAGGTCTGCCAGGGTTAAGAGGTCTACCAGGCACAACTGGTGGCCCTGGATCCAAGGGCTCCCGAGGGTCAGGAGGCAGGGCTGGACCCCCTGGAACTAAAGGAGACCCAGGTACTGCTGGTTTGCCTGGAAGAGATGGACAGCCTGGCCCTCAGGGGGTACAGGGCCCACCAGGTATCAGAGGCTCAGTGGGACCCGCCGGAGCGCAGGGGCCAAGGGGTCTGCCGGGACTAGTGGGGCCCCCGGGGCCTGCAGGGCTACTAGGACAACCAGGAATCCCAATGTGGGCTCCAGTTATTTCTATGGGccctgtgtctctgcaggatgAGGCTGTAGCTCCTACGCTGTGGGCCCTGG GATGCTCCGTTGAGTGGGTAAACCACAGAGACAAGTGCTACTTTTTCTCCAAAGACCTGCACAGTTTTGATGATGCAAAAGCAATGTGTGAATCAAAGTCCGCTTTACTGCTGATCATCAATGATATGGAGGAACAG AAATGGCTAGAGACACAGACATTTGGAAAGGGTTATTTCTGGATTGGTCTGactgacagggaggaggagaatgtgTGGCACTGGCTGGATGGGACTCAACCTGCTTTCAT GAAGTGGAAACCAGGTCAACCTGACAACTGGGGCCAGGGGAACCAACTGGGAGAAGACTGTGCGGGTCTCATCCATGAAGGGTTATGGAACGATTTCTTCTGTGAAGATCTCATAAGCTACATCTGTGAGAAGGAAATGGAGACTTGTAC CAAGACCATAGCGATGTCTTGA